The Deltaproteobacteria bacterium genome segment CTGGAAGAGGGTAAAATTGAGGTTGTGACGGGGGTCAACCTCCCGATGATTATTAAACTGGCAACTATCCAGGAGAACAGGTCTTTAATAGAAACTGCTGATTTCATTAAACGATATGGCCAAAAAAACATCGCACGGGCAACAGAAGTCCTCCAACAAGGGAGCAGCGACTAATACCGCCTCCCATGCGTTCAAGGTCAAAAATGAGCTCGGTCTTCACGCTCGGGCAGCGGCCCTCTTTGTTAAAACCGCCTCAAAGTTTAGGGCCAATATTATGGTGAAAAAAGGGGCCCATGAGGTGAATGGGAAAAGCATCATGGGAATCCTGATGCTGGCAGC includes the following:
- a CDS encoding HPr family phosphocarrier protein yields the protein MAKKTSHGQQKSSNKGAATNTASHAFKVKNELGLHARAAALFVKTASKFRANIMVKKGAHEVNGKSIMGILMLAAGRGSEIHITADGHDAPQALAELGTLIQNGFGEE